From Salvia splendens isolate huo1 chromosome 16, SspV2, whole genome shotgun sequence, a single genomic window includes:
- the LOC121771602 gene encoding plasmodesmata-located protein 6-like isoform X2, with the protein MNMQSPSPSPPLLILVTIILTQSLKNCYSSSLNSLIYVGCSQLKYSPGSPYESNLNSILTSIVSAASSANYNNFKVALPGSASGDVAYGLFQCRGDLASPDCRQCVSAAVARLGASCSLATGGALQLEGCFVRFDNDSFVGAEDKTVAADRCGPLVGDDSAELARRDSVLSYLGAGGQFFRVSEAGRVQGVAQCVQDLSVGECQDCLSDAVERLRTQCGSASWGDMFFAKCYARYSERGYTSKPENDDDDDDELNKTLAIFIGLVAGVAILVVFLSFLSKALDHKGGGK; encoded by the exons ATGAACATGCagtctccctctccctctccccctCTCTTGATATTGGTTACCATAATCCTCACACAATCATTAAAAAACTGTTATAGCTCTTCTTTGAATTCATTGATATACGTAGGCTGCTCCCAACTCAAATACAGCCCGGGCAGTCCCTACGAGTCCAACCTCAACTCAATCCTGACCTCCATCGTCAgcgccgcctcctccgccaacTACAACAACTTCAAAGTCGCCCTCCCGGGCTCCGCCTCCGGCGACGTCGCCTACGGCCTCTTCCAGTGCCGCGGCGACCTCGCCTCGCCCGACTGCCGCCAGTGCGTCTCGGCCGCGGTGGCCCGCCTCGGGGCCTCCTGCTCGCTCGCCACGGGCGGCGCGCTGCAGCTCGAGGGCTGCTTCGTCCGCTTCGACAACGACTCGTTTGTCGGGGCGGAGGACAAGACGGTGGCGGCGGACAGGTGCGGCCCGCTCGTGGGGGACGACTCGGCCGAGCTGGCGCGGCGCGACTCGGTTTTGTCGTATCTGGGGGCCGGGGGGCAGTTTTTTCGGGTGAGTGAGGCCGGGAGGGTGCAGGGAGTGGCGCAGTGCGTGCAGGACCTGAGCGTGGGGGAGTGCCAGGATTGCTTGTCGGATGCTGTCGAGCGACTCAGGACGCAGTGCGGCTCGGCTTCTTGGGGGGATATGTTCTTCGCCAAGTGCTACGCGCGCTACTCGGAGCGTGGTTACACCTCCAAACCCG aaaatgatgatgatgatgatgatgaactgAATAAAACACTAGCCATTTTCATTGGACTTGTAGCTGGTGTAGCAATACTCGTggtctttctctctttcttgaGTAAAGCTTTGGATCACAAAG GTGGCGGTAAATAA
- the LOC121771602 gene encoding plasmodesmata-located protein 6-like isoform X1 translates to MNMQSPSPSPPLLILVTIILTQSLKNCYSSSLNSLIYVGCSQLKYSPGSPYESNLNSILTSIVSAASSANYNNFKVALPGSASGDVAYGLFQCRGDLASPDCRQCVSAAVARLGASCSLATGGALQLEGCFVRFDNDSFVGAEDKTVAADRCGPLVGDDSAELARRDSVLSYLGAGGQFFRVSEAGRVQGVAQCVQDLSVGECQDCLSDAVERLRTQCGSASWGDMFFAKCYARYSERGYTSKPATYGLRLKKTLRRCAYINTIRPAISFTSRVSPIQRIIQPTQKRFNFKLFNEKYRKYYL, encoded by the exons ATGAACATGCagtctccctctccctctccccctCTCTTGATATTGGTTACCATAATCCTCACACAATCATTAAAAAACTGTTATAGCTCTTCTTTGAATTCATTGATATACGTAGGCTGCTCCCAACTCAAATACAGCCCGGGCAGTCCCTACGAGTCCAACCTCAACTCAATCCTGACCTCCATCGTCAgcgccgcctcctccgccaacTACAACAACTTCAAAGTCGCCCTCCCGGGCTCCGCCTCCGGCGACGTCGCCTACGGCCTCTTCCAGTGCCGCGGCGACCTCGCCTCGCCCGACTGCCGCCAGTGCGTCTCGGCCGCGGTGGCCCGCCTCGGGGCCTCCTGCTCGCTCGCCACGGGCGGCGCGCTGCAGCTCGAGGGCTGCTTCGTCCGCTTCGACAACGACTCGTTTGTCGGGGCGGAGGACAAGACGGTGGCGGCGGACAGGTGCGGCCCGCTCGTGGGGGACGACTCGGCCGAGCTGGCGCGGCGCGACTCGGTTTTGTCGTATCTGGGGGCCGGGGGGCAGTTTTTTCGGGTGAGTGAGGCCGGGAGGGTGCAGGGAGTGGCGCAGTGCGTGCAGGACCTGAGCGTGGGGGAGTGCCAGGATTGCTTGTCGGATGCTGTCGAGCGACTCAGGACGCAGTGCGGCTCGGCTTCTTGGGGGGATATGTTCTTCGCCAAGTGCTACGCGCGCTACTCGGAGCGTGGTTACACCTCCAAACCCG CGACGTACGGATTAAGGTTGAAGAAAACATTGCGACGGTGTGCATACATAAATACAATAAGGCCGGCAATTTCTTTTACTTCAAGAGTCTCACCCATACAACGCATCATCCAACCCACCCAAAAAAGGtttaactttaaactttttaatgagaaatatagaaaatattatcTTTAA
- the LOC121771602 gene encoding plasmodesmata-located protein 6-like isoform X3, translating to MNMQSPSPSPPLLILVTIILTQSLKNCYSSSLNSLIYVGCSQLKYSPGSPYESNLNSILTSIVSAASSANYNNFKVALPGSASGDVAYGLFQCRGDLASPDCRQCVSAAVARLGASCSLATGGALQLEGCFVRFDNDSFVGAEDKTVAADRCGPLVGDDSAELARRDSVLSYLGAGGQFFRVSEAGRVQGVAQCVQDLSVGECQDCLSDAVERLRTQCGSASWGDMFFAKCYARYSERGYTSKPG from the exons ATGAACATGCagtctccctctccctctccccctCTCTTGATATTGGTTACCATAATCCTCACACAATCATTAAAAAACTGTTATAGCTCTTCTTTGAATTCATTGATATACGTAGGCTGCTCCCAACTCAAATACAGCCCGGGCAGTCCCTACGAGTCCAACCTCAACTCAATCCTGACCTCCATCGTCAgcgccgcctcctccgccaacTACAACAACTTCAAAGTCGCCCTCCCGGGCTCCGCCTCCGGCGACGTCGCCTACGGCCTCTTCCAGTGCCGCGGCGACCTCGCCTCGCCCGACTGCCGCCAGTGCGTCTCGGCCGCGGTGGCCCGCCTCGGGGCCTCCTGCTCGCTCGCCACGGGCGGCGCGCTGCAGCTCGAGGGCTGCTTCGTCCGCTTCGACAACGACTCGTTTGTCGGGGCGGAGGACAAGACGGTGGCGGCGGACAGGTGCGGCCCGCTCGTGGGGGACGACTCGGCCGAGCTGGCGCGGCGCGACTCGGTTTTGTCGTATCTGGGGGCCGGGGGGCAGTTTTTTCGGGTGAGTGAGGCCGGGAGGGTGCAGGGAGTGGCGCAGTGCGTGCAGGACCTGAGCGTGGGGGAGTGCCAGGATTGCTTGTCGGATGCTGTCGAGCGACTCAGGACGCAGTGCGGCTCGGCTTCTTGGGGGGATATGTTCTTCGCCAAGTGCTACGCGCGCTACTCGGAGCGTGGTTACACCTCCAAACCCG GTTGA